The stretch of DNA CCTGTCCTAGACCCCAGGTGTGAGGTAGCCCAAGACAGCCTGTTCAGGGTGAGGGGTGGGtgtccaacccccacccccaatgctgCAGGAAGGAACTGCTCTTGGGGCAGGGCAGTTGGCCACATTCAGGTGCCTGGGGGCAGAGAGCTGCCCCCTGGGTGGGCTGTACTGGGGCCACACTTCTGACTGTCTCCTGGGCCTGTCCACTGGCCTGTTGGGACATATTCCCTCGCCTGCACTGCCCACCCACGCAGGACCCCAGCAAGGACCCCCAAGCCTGGGCCTCCTCTGagcctctgcctgcccccaggcCGTGCCCATGCCTGAGGTGCTGTATGAAGAGGTGCTGGAGGTGGACGAGCGTGTGGTGCTATATCGTGGGGAGCCAGGCACTGGGGCGCCTGTCAAAGGTGTGTGCCTCAGGTGTTGGGGtctgggggcagcagggtctTGTGGGTCTTTAATGGACAGTGATGGCTTCCCCACAGGCCGCACAGGGGACCTGCTGGAGGTACAGCAGCCCGTGGACCTGGGGGGTCTGCGTGGGAAGCTGGAGGGGCTCCTGTCCCGAGGCATCCGCAGCCTGGCCGTGGTGCTCATGCACTCCTACACGTGAGTGTGaactggagtggggggaggggagccgcCCCGGCAGGAGGCCAGGTGAGGGTGGGGACCAGGGCTGAGTGGGGGGCAGCGGTGGGAGGTACAGCCCTCTGGGTCGTTGTCTCAGGTGGGCCCAACACGAGAAGCAGGTGGGCACGCTGGCCCGGGAGCTGGGCTTCACACACGTGTCGCTGTCCTCGGAGGCCATGCCCATGGTGCGGATCGTGCCGCGGGGGCACACAGCCTGCGCCGACGCCTACCTCACCCCTGCCATCCAGCGCTACGTGCAGGGCTTCTGCCGGGGCTTCCAGGGCCAGCTCAAGGTGAGGCCCCCTGCCCACTCCCGCGGCCCCGTGAGCGCCCGCCCCTCACCACCGCCTGCCTGTCCACAGGGTGTACAGGTGCTGTTCATGCGCTCCGACGGCGGCCTGGCTCCCGTGGACTCCTTCAGCGGCTCCCGGGCCGTGCTGTCCGGCCCTGCCGGGGGTGTGGTTGGCTATTCTGCCACCACCTACCAGGCAGAGGGTGGCCAGCCTGTCATCGGCTTTGACATGGGAGGTATGAGGGCAGAAGGATGGGGCCCGGGGGAGGCTCTGCAGCCAGGCTGGGCAATGCCCGACATCCAGGTCTGTGGGGGGACTCCTCACCACCagacccccccctcccccaggcacgtCCACCGACGTGAGCCGCTATGCTGGGGAATTTGAACACGTCTTTGAGGCCAGCACAGCAGGTGTCACCCTCCAGGCCCCCCAGCTGGACATCAACACAGTAGCAGCTGGTGGGGGCTCCCGCCTCTTCTTCAGGTCAGCTCCCCCACCTCGGTTGGGacaccctgcccacctcccaacctGCCTCCAATTCCGGTCGTCCCTCCCCCAAGGTCTGGCCTGTTTGTGGTGGGGCCAGAGTCTGCAGGagcccacccaggccctgcctgctACCGGAAAGGTAAGATCTGGACTCACCCACAGGGCCCTTCCATGCTgctctggcccccacccccacctcttaaGCCTCACCCCACTGCCCACTCCTGGTCCCCCGATCCTAGCCCCCAACCccacaccctgcacaccccccagGGGGCCCCGTGACAGTGACGGATGCTAATCTGGTGCTGGGTCGCCTGCTGCCGGCCTCCTTCCCCTGCATTTTTGGGCCGGGAGAGGACCAGCCACTGTCCCCAGAGGCCTCCCGAAAGGCCCTGGAGGCTGTGGCCACCGACATCAACAGCTTTCTGACCAACGGGCCTTGCCCGGCCTCCCCGCTgagcctggaggaggtggccatGGGGTTTGTACGCGTGGCCAATGAGGCCATGTGCCGGCCCATCCGTGCCCTCACGCAGGTACGCCCACTTCTGCCCTTGTCTCCCGGCCGTACCCTGCCCTTCCCACTCAAGCAGCCCCATGCAGGGGAGGGGTTGGGAGCCTGACAGGGTAAACTAAGCCCCTGACCCTCTTCTGACTCCCCAGGCACGAGGTCATGACCCCTCGGCACATGTGCTGGCTTGTTTCGGGGGAGCTGGTGGGCAGCACGCTTGTGCCATTGCCCGGGCTCTGGGCATGGACACTGTGCACATTCACAGGTGTGTCTGGGCCTGGGGCACATCTCCTAGGGTGGGGGACCCCTTTTGGGAGGCCACTCTCATCGCCCGGTGGCCCTGTGTCCTCAGGCACAGTGGGCTGCTGTCAGCACTGGGGCTGGCTCTGGCAGATGTGGTGCACGAGGCACAGgagccctgctccctgccctaCGCCCCTGAGACCTTTGTGCAGCTGGACCAGAGGCTGAGCCGGCTGGAGGAGCAGTGTGTGGATGCCCTGCGGACCCAGGGCTTCCCCAGGTGGGGTtctgggggagggctgggctgggcagagagggcTTGCAGCATGCCAGGTGAGCCCCAGACTAGTTTGACACCTGCCTTGCCAGATGGGGCCAGGCCCCTTCGAGCAGTGCTCAGGGAGGGTGGACTGTGAGGCTAGAGGAGGCAGGACAGGTGGCCTCGCAGGGTGCCCTGTGTGAAAGTCCTGCCTGGTGACCATGACAGGTCCCAGATCAGCACTGAGAGCTTCCTGCACCTGCGCTACCAGGGCACAGACTGCGCCCTGATGGTGTCAGCCCACCAGCACCCGGCCACTGCCCGCTCGCCCCGTGCCGGTGACTTTGGAGCAGCGTTCGTGGAGAGGTAGGCAAGCTCGTGTCCTGGGAGCCCTGGCGGGGGGCCCACCGGCCTGGCTGCCTTGCCCTGATTGCGCCCTTGGGTCGGTGGGTGCAGGTACATGCGGGAGTTTGGCTTCATCATCCCCGACCGGCCGGTGGTGGTGGACGATGTGCGGGTGCGGGGCACCGGCCGCAGTGGCCTTCACCTTGAGGACATCCCCAAAACCCAAACCGGGCCTCCCCGGGTAGACAAGGTTGGTGGCCCTGCCTGTGCACACCCACCGACACCGTCAGGCACACAGGCACATGTGCCATGGGAAGTCCTGGGGTCGGGTGCTGGACCTGAAGCCTCACTCACCCACACCTCCTCAGATGACTCAGTGCTACTTCGAGGGGGGCTACCAGGAGACCCCCGTGTACCTGCTGGGAGAGCTGGCCTATGGGCACAAGCTTCAGGGGCCCTGCCTCATCATTGACAGCAACAGGTAGGCTGAGGCCCGGCTAGATGGGTCCATGGGGGTGTGGGTTGGTTCTACAGTTGTGGGGCCCTGGTGGGGGCTTCTGGCCCAAGGCTGCAGGGGTCTGAGGGACTCTGGGATCCCATCATGGCTGGGacctggggctgtggggtccctggttgggactgTGGTCTGGCCTTGCCCCCAGCACCATTCTGGTGGAGCCAGGCTGCCAGGCAGAGGTGACTGAGACTGGGGACGTCCGCATCGCAGTGGGGGCCGAGGCTCCCAGCTCGGTGGGCGCCCAGCTTGACCCTATCCACCTGTCCATCTTCTCGCACCGCTTCATGAGCATCGCAGGTGAGTGGCGCCACCACCCtctgggccctgctccctgcagTGTCCGATGGAGGCTCTGCCTGCTGGGCAGAGGCGGGCACAGGAAGTGTCACCTAGGGGAAGGGGCAGAAGCAGAATCTTGGCTGGTGACTTCTTGGCAGAATCTTGGGTGGGCACTGTGGTCCTGGCTCTGGGACTTGGGTCCTGCCTCTCTGTTCCCCGGGGGGAagctgtgggtgggtggggccaaCGGCACCTGGTCCCTGTGTGCCTTCAGAGCAGATGGGCCGCATCCTGCAGCGCACAGCCATCTCCACCAACATCAAGGAGCGCTTGGACTTCTCCTGCGCCCTCTTTGGGCCCGACGGGGGGCTGGTCTCCAATGCCCCCCACATCCCTGTGCACCTGGGCGCCATGCAGGAGACAGTGCAGTTCCAGGTTTGGCGGGTCCCTCTTCCTGCCCTTCTCCTCTGCCCCGCCTCCGccccatctcctccccactcccaaccTGTGTCCCGGCTTCAGATCCGGCACCTGGGGGCTGAACTGCACCCTGGCGACGTGCTACTGAGCAACCACCCCAGCGCGGGAGGCAGCCATCTGCCAGACCTGACTGTCATCACGCCGGTGAGGGCTGCTGCCCGGGAACCTCGGGGGGGCAAGGAGGCCATGCGGCTGACCGCTGCCCTCCACTCCTAGGTGTTTTGGCCAGGACAGACTCGGCCTGTATTCTATGTGGCCAGCCGTGGGCACCACGCAGACATTGGGGGCATCACACCAGGCTCCATGCCCCCGCACTCCACCACACTGCAGCAGGAGGGCGCTGTCTTTCTGTCCTTCAAGCTTGTCCAGGGAGGAGTTTTCCAGGAAGAGGGTGAGCCGCAGTGGGCCTGGGACGCAGCctgccagcccaggcctggcttGAAGCTAGGGAAGCCAGGTGGTGCTATCTCTCAGAGATGACCAGAGGAGCTGAGATGAATTCTGCCTGGGCCCAGGAAGGCCTCAGTGGTTTTGGGGGTGCGAATTTGGCCAGGACACTGAAGGGACTGGGTACAGAATGGCAAGGAGCCTATTTCAAGGTGTTTACAATCTGTACTTGGTTTGCACTGGATGATGCTGAGCCTTAAGCTGGGCagcaagggtggggtggggacagctgtTTTGGAGGTCATTGTTGGTATTGATGGgatttgggggtgaggggaacaGTTGAGGACCAACAGCTGGAAGACGGAGGCTCCGGCTCTGAGTGGGCACAGAGCAGCTGCAGGGAAGGTGAAACAGAGCGGCAGTGAGGACTCGGAGGGAGAAGCATCAGGAAAAACACAGCAGGCTTGATGCTGTCAGCATCTGAGGGCCCAGGGGGCATCCCAGAGTCAGAGGAGACGatgtgggcagggtggagggtggtgtaATAGAGCCACAGGCTGCCGAGGACATGAATCGAGTGACCTAGGTCTGGCTGCTCCTTTGGTCAAtctggggtgagggcagggggcaggggtccTGGGAGGGGCATGCACAGGAACCTGGAAGAGGACCCAATGGCCAGGGAGCCTCAGAGAGGACCTTTGCCTAGACTCGAGCAGGGATTCCCCAAAGTGAGGAGTGGCCCCTGGGCCGGCACCTGCTCTGCTAAGGGGACGCTGGAGTCTTCGCCCAGATCTGGGGGGTGGGGTTGCTGTACAGATTGCCACACTGATGGTCTTTCAAAGCAGTTGGCTTGGGGGCCAGTGGGACCACAGGGCTGAGGGCAGTGTGAATGGGGGATGGTTGAGGGGAATAGTTTTtctcctggggacagggagggagaccCCGAAAAAAGCCTATAAAAAGCGGGtccaggaggggagaggcaggacaagaggaaatgaaggagggaggagacTTTGCCGAGGGACTAATGTGCCTGTCACACACTGCCCTCTCTGGCCCCGCTGACTGCCCCATCCTAGAGTGTTTGTGGGGGCTGGGGTGCGGGAAGGAGAAGACTCAGCAGATGGGAGGAAGCTGTGGGTTTTCCGGGCACTGGCAGGAGTCAGCAGGGTTGTGGGGAGCCAGCGAAGGGCCAACATGGGGGACCCGCAGTGCCCAGCGGAGGCACAGCAGGTGTGGAGCAGGCAGCCCCGGGGCTGGAGAGTGGCTTAGTGGTGACTCTGCACACCCAGCGGTCACAGAGGCCCTGCGGGCTCCAGGCAAGATTCCTGGCTGCAGTGGGACCCGGAATCTGCACGACAACCTGTCAGACCTCCGAGCCCAGGTGGCAGCCAACCAGAAGGGCATCCAGCTGGTGGGGGAGCTAATCGGGCAGTACGGTCTGGATGTGGTGCAGGCCTACATGGGCCATATTCAGGTGGGCCTGGGGCAAGAGCAGTGGGGTGGCCCTGTGCcagctcccaggcagctgggcaggtaggggagggaggcATCTGGCCTACCCAGAAGGCGGCATGGCTACCTCTGAACACAACCCCTGCCAGGCAAACGCTGAGCTGGCTGTTCGGGACATGCTTCGGGCCTTTGGGACCTCCCGGCAGGCCCGGGGCCTCCCTCTGGAGGTCTCTGCAGAGGACCACATGGACGACGGGTCCCCCATCCGACTCCGCGTGCATATCAACCTGACTCAGGTCTGGCTGGAGGGAACCGGGGCCGTGGGAGGCGGTGAACGGGATGTCTGGGGTATGGCTGCCTTAGGGCTGATGACCTCCCTTctgggtgggcagggcagtgCGGTGTTTGACTTCAGCGGCACTGGGCCGGAGGTGTTTGGCAACCTCAACGCACCGCGGGCCATCACGCTGTCTTCCCTCATCTACTGCCTGCGCTGTCTGGTGGGCCGAGACATCCCGCTCAACCAGGTACACAGGCGAGTCCTGCGTTTGAGGTCCGCAGGTCCACCCCAAGCCCCAGGTCACCCGGAGTGAGCCTGGGGCGACGCCAGCCCAGCAGCCCAATAACGGACTGATGGTCCTAGAGGtgctggttgtgggaggatgtgttTCTTCCAATTGCCTCTGAGAGCTGTCCCCTGGCTGCACAGGGCTGCCTGACACCAGTTCAAGTGGTGATTCCTAAAGGCTCCATCCTGGACCCATCCCCAGAGGCTGCTGTGGTGGGCGGCAACGTGCTCACATCACAGCGCGTGGTGGACGTCATCCTGGGGGCCTTTGGAGCCTGCGCTGCCTCCCAGGTGCGGCAGGCGGGTGGGCGCGTCTAGgatttgctgggggtgggggatggggatggggaggtcGGTGGCCTGGGGCCCTCAGGGAGTGGATACCGCCCCAGCGCCCAGTGATCGCTTGTCCCTGCCAGGGTTGCATGAACAACGTGACCCTGGGCAACGCCCACATGGGCTACTATGAGACGGTGGCAGGCGGCGCAGGCGCGGGCCCCGGCTGGCACGGGCGCAGCGGCGTGCACAGCCACATGACCAACACGCGCATCACCGATCCTGAGATCTTGGAGAGCAGGTGCGAGATGTGGGCGGGGTTGGGGAGCTGGGCGGGGCTGGGCAGTCAGCGGGGGCGGCCGTATGGAGCCAGTGGCCTGCGCAGGTACCCAGTCATCCTGCGCCGTTTCGAGCTGAGGCCGGGGTCCGGGGGCCGTGGCCGTTACCGGGGCGGCGATGGTGTCGTCCGTGAGTTGCTGTTCCGCGAGGAGGCGCTGCTGTCCGTACTGACCGAACGCCGCGCCTTTCGGCCCTACGGCCTCCACGGTGAGCACCTCCCTGGATCCCCCCTTCCACCAGTCCAGTCTCTCCCCCTCATCCTAACCCAGCGCGTTTCCCCTCCCTCTCGGTTTCCCCCTATCTCCTTACCAAGCCCTCCCGTGCCTCTCTCTTCCTTGCCTCCCGGGCCACCCCTCGCCTCGCCTTTTCTTTCAGGGGGTGAGCCTGGTGCCCGTGGCCTAAATCTACTGATCCGCAAGGACGGCCGGACGGTGAATCTGGGCGGGAAGACGTCGGTAACCGTGTACCCTGGGGTAAGGATTGTCGTCTGTCCGTCCCATCTCCATCCCCGGGCAGCTCTCATCCCACCGAAAGGGTACAGGGTTGCAAAGTAACCAGAGACTCAGTTTAATTTGGCTCCTGAAGGAAAGGGAACAGCAAACCAGGCTCAGCGGCTCAGGCCAGTGTTGTGGATGCGTTGCTGTGGGGATGGGACTGCAGCGGGAGGTAGGCGAGGACCATGCCTACACTGAACCTGCGGCTCTGCTCCACAGGACGTGTTCTGCCTCCACACACCAGGCGGCGGGGGCTACGGGGACCCCGAGGACCCTGCCTCACCTCCCGTGTCGCCCCCGCAGCCCCCAGCCTTCTCAGAGCGAGGCAGCGTCTATGAGTACCGCAGGGCCCAGGAGGCTGTGTGAGGGAGGGCACGCAATAAAGATCCATTCGGTCGTCCTGCTCCTGCTGCGACCCGCCGGGctcacactttgcctccttgcccGTCTTTCAACCCCGCCTCGCCGCTGTCGCCTGCGTGCCTCCCTCACGAGGGCATCGAAACTCGGAGCCGAAGTCCCACGGCCAGGTGGTCTGTGAGCCCCGCCAGGGCGGTGCTGAATGTCATCTGTTCCACTTCCTGGGGGGCGGGAGTCAGGTTAAGGGGGTGGTCCCagcaccagcctgcccagcgccCTGAGCTTTGGCACTTACTGGACTCAGCACGCCTCCGGGCGCTCCCCGGTAGGTGATGTAATCTAGGCGCCGGCCGCGCCAGGGCTCAGCCTGGGGGCCTCCATGGCGAGGGCCTGCCAGGTAGTGGTGGcgcccttcctccttctccagggCCCTGAGGAGGGGCGGTATCATCAAGGCCAGGGCACCCCTCAGTTCCGGGCGGTGCCTGGCCCCCAGGTGGCTGCTCACCTCCGCAGCATCTCCGGGGAGCAGGCTACCGAGTGGTGGAGCCTGGAAGTGCTCAATATCgtccctgggggcgggggggcggggggttgaTTCTATTAGCAGGAGCACCGGCAGTGGAGCCCTCCCTAGGGCCGCCTCCAGCCTGGGTGCCGTACCCAGGGCCCACGGCTGCTCCTGGCGCGTGCCCAGCCGGCAGGGGTCCCGGAAGTGGCTGAAAAGCGGGTGTTCCTGCTCCTGCGCGTGGTCTGCAGAGAAGGTCAGCGCTAGGTGGGCGGggccaggccccccccccccgcccgcccagTCCCACCGCTGCAGCCTCCCCTCACTTAGCGAGCAGTTGTCAAAGTTCAGGTCACCCAGGAGCACGCTAAAGGCCACGACTTCATCAGTGTGGCGGCTCTCAGCCTCAAACTGCTCGGCCCAGTCCAGCAGCAGCGTCAGCTGTTTGCAGCGCAGGGGCCCGTCCtctgagggagtaggggtggtggtggaagaaGGCTCAGCCCAGGGTGCCGTTTGCAATCCGGAACACGGcagaacccccccacccccacccccgccattcCCGGCCATCTGTGAGCCCACCCGGCACTCAGGAACTCGCGGTGTCGGGGGCAGTGAAAAAATGGTGGGAAGGGGGATCCGCCCCCACGCAGAGAGGCGGATCGGTCTGCACGCGTGCCCACGCAAGTAGGGCTCACCAATTGGCGCATGCAAGTGCGTGCAGTGCAGGAAGCCCACGATGCGGCGCCCGTCCAGGAGGCCCACTTGCGCCTGCAACACCATGGACAGCCCCAACAACCCTCGCCGTTCAACaccacaccccacctcctccccagccgGGGAGCTTTGCTCCCGGCAGGCCGTTACCTGTGCAGAAAGAAGTCCCTTAGAAGCCAGCGCGTCCTCGCGACGAGCGTCCGGGAAGGACCGGAAGGCGGCGCGCAACAGCGGGTAGCGAGATGCCAGCAGCAGCCCACTGCCCAGCAGCTTGAGGTGCGGCCCGGGCTGCAGGCCGAACGTACCCACGTCGTATAACACTGGGCCCAGATTGGGCGCTAAGCGGCTCACCAGGCGGCGCGCCGCGCGCAGATCGAACACCTCCTGCAGGCACACGAAGTCCAGACCCACTGGCACTGTGGCTATTAGCACCCCGCCGGGCGCCCCAGTCGCTGGCGGACTGCAGCCCATAGTCCCATAGCGCAAGGGCCGCAGGCCGGCGAGTAGCACGGTGCCCACGGCTTCCGCTCGCCGCTGAGTGTGCCTCAAGTTGCTGAAGCGTGCTAGCCCGTCGGGGAGCAGGCATACATTGGCGCTGAGAAAGCTGAAGCAGCGCGGGGGCTCAGCTGGGGGGCGCCAGGGTGCGGGAGGCGCCCAGCTCTGCGGAGGGGGCTGGTAGCAGAAGGGGCGGCGCCAGGCCTGCAGCGGCAGCCAGAGCAGCAGGCCCGGCAGGGTCAAAGGCAGGCCGATGACCACTATTAGCAGGAGCGCCGCTCCGGCTCCCGCGGCTGCTCTCAGCCACTTTAGGCAGCTGGGGCGCGCAATTGGCGCCCAGCAACCCAGCAGCTGGTCCAGGGCCCAGTAGGCCGGGAAAAGCAGCGCGCGGGCCAGACTGTGGAGGGCATGCAGCACAGGGTTCGGGAAGGGCGAGGGCCTGAGGGGTCCAGGCACCGGAGGCCAGTCTGGCGGAGACTGCATGGCGCGGGGTTCTTCTGCCGCGGGGTGCCCCCGAGACTCATTCGCTTCCCCGTGCAAGTTGACTTGTGGGAGCGTCCGCCGGAGCTGGTGGGGAGCCACACGGGTCAAGGCCACGTGGCGCAATCTGTGCGCTGACGCAGAAGGTACCCGTGAGCTTGGGGGCGCGGGCGCAGGGGAGATAAATCCGGGAAACCGCCCTCTCACTCGCGCGAAATCTCGTCGGCGGTTAAAGAGAACAAAAGGGAAAGCGGAAGAGACACTGGCCTCGAAGTCCCGCCCCAGATCCTCTTCGCCCCGCCCTCCCTAGATGGCCGCAGGGAGAACGCTGACGCGAGTGGGGTCTGGGGCGCAGCCCGCACAAAGCGGAGAGCGACCCTTTTAGTGCGGGCGGGCGCAAAGCTAGCGAGAGACGTTCAGTAGGTGCTGCCCCGCCTCCTGCACGTCCGCGTGGAATTGCTCTGGCGCCCCTGCGGCCAGACTTCGGGAtataccccacccccactgtctcCCCAGAGGTGCGATGTCCAGCCCTTGAGTAAAAAGACATATCCTCAGATGATGAAGGATCTCCCTACAATAGTGACAGCTCTGTGTCCCTACCCCAAGGAGCTCCCAATCTGGGGGGAAGGGACCGTTGGCTCCACCCTCGCGGCCACGCCCCTCGAGGCACCCGAGCAAGGTGGAAGCCAGCTCCGTTTCTCCGGTCACTCGCACTCACTGAGGTGGTTGCCACGACAGCTGCCTCTGGCTCCCTCCCGCGTTGCCCGCCCCCACCTTTCTAACTCTAGCTTTGAACCAGTCCCTACAGTTCCCACGCGGGTTCTTATGTTGcttatgcccccccccccccatcccaaTTTTCCAAGGAATCTCTATCCCCTTTAGAAGTTAAGGTCCGGGGCTGGGTGTGTTCATGGCTGCTTTGCTATATCCACACAGGTCTCtaaccctctcccctttcccaggGGTCTGGCTGGGTCCCCTGAAGTAGCaggcctgggagtggggagggcagggtggcagGCCCCGCGCCCCCCaaattctcttctttcctgtaccCCTCCCTGGTGACAGACATTCCTGTTTAGACCCAGATGCTGGGTCTTCCCCCTCACATCGCAGCTACATCCTTCTGCTAGTCCTCAGGCCCCCGCGGGCTTCCCTACACTGTTCTCCTGTCCTCACGCATGTCCTCACAAAGAGGGGAGGTCCTGTCCTGAAGGGGCCTACACCCTTTAGCTCCTGCACCATCCACAAGCCCTTCCCCCTCAGAATCTACAGGTTACCTCCTGGTGTCTCCTcctaccctcctccctccacttcttcccagctttgttctgctttcccatCCTGCCTGTGCTCCTAGGCTCCACCCCTGCAGCCAGTGGGGTCTGGTCTTTGCACCCTGTGGAGTCACCTCTGCTTCCCGGGCCACTGATGCCTTGGGAAGGGGCACCATCCCCATGGGCCTCCCCTTGCCCAAGTCTCAGTGAGGCTTTCTCTTggtccccctgccccctctgaGGGTCCAGAATCCCCCTTCATCCGTGTCTAGTCCAAAGAAACAAACTCTCACACCCACATCCTTGTCTCATGCACCCAATCTACCTTCCGCTTTGCTCTGTGCCTGCCACCAGTGTCGACAGCCCTCCCCTGCAAGTTCAGCTCCTTCCTgcttcttgctctttccctttaAGCCTGGAGGGCTCCCGCTTCTCCCGCTGCCAGGCAAAGGGAGTCTTGGGGCCTTTGGAACACTCCCTTGGCCAGACAGctgccccagggcaggcaggactGACGGGCACAGGGGAGAGGGCACTGGGAGCCACTCAGGGAGGCAGCACAGCCAGGAGTGCAGGCGTGCCCAGCGGCCAGCATACGTGGGAAGCTTTAATGTCTGTACTCCGGGGTGTGGGGCAGAGCGGGGCGAGGCTGGCAGGGCAGGCCTCAGTCACCAGATGAACATGGGCTTGCCATCGTCGTGCGCCAGCTGGTTGAGGCAGGAGAGCAGCAGCAGCGCGTCGCTGAGCGTGCTGGGGTGCACAGTCTCCACAAGCACGCGCTGCAGGAAGTCGACGGTGAAGGAGCCGCCCTCAGACACAGCCAGCTCAGGCCGCTCTCGCAGGATGCCGTAGTCATTCACCAGCTGCTCGGTCAGTGCCGGGTGCACCCGCCCGTTGTAGCCCAGGCTCTGCAGCCGGTTCATGATGCTCACGTAGCGCTGTGTGAGCGTCTGGCACAGCTCCTCATCCAGCTTGTGGTTACTAGGGTTCAGAGAggcctggggaagagggaggggatgtgGGCAGGTGGCAGGCAGAGGATCCAGGAGCCTCATCACCTGTTCCACAACCACCAGGGATTAGGGACTGAGCTGAGGCCACAAGAAACTGAACATAGAGAGCATGGCTGGGAGCCTGAGGGTGAAGGGATAATGAGGAAGGGTCTCCTACTGCCTCCAGGGTTACCGAGTGGGGACCCAGGAGACACCACCTGGGGGCTTTCTCAGGCCTCCTCCTGGCTCCCTGCCTAGGCTTCCTCTCAGCCTCCCACTTAGACACCTCCTCTGTACCTCAGGCTGCATCCTCGGCACTCTGCACACACCCTGCCGGAGTCACTTCCCACCCCTCATGCTGACTTGACCGCCCCAGGCCAGAGCCATCTGAGCCCTGTCTCTCAGCACAGGGGGTCATGCTACTCCTTGGGTGTCTGCCCCCAGTGCCTGGACCTGGGCACTGACAGTGGCTGGGTTGTCCCCACCTGTTCTTCATCATCTGTGCCACACTAGCTGGGCAGTGACACAGTTTCTCACCATGAATTcagtccctcctctcccttcctgatGTGGCCTCCTAGACATGTGACCTGGGCGgtcacacagggcaccaggctcAGAAGGGCCCTGCATTCAGAACTATGGGTCTGAAGTGTTAGTCTGTTGGGGTGTCTCTCTGCCTGAGCTCTCCTGTGGTTCCCACTGCTCCAGCTCTTGGGGCCAGGGCAGACCTGCAAGGTTCTGCTCTGGTCCTGCTTGCTGCCTTCCAGCCATTCACTAGATGCCTGCCAAGCTGGTTGCTAACCTAATGTGAATGCCCAGACAAGTCGCTTAggcatcacctcctccaggaagaccaccctgtcctcccctccccagagggtCATGTAAGCCGAGTGCTGGGCTCATGGCTGGGTGCAGCTGAAGTGAACCCTGACCCCTGGCAGGTGCATCCAGAGCTCTATGCGCA from Desmodus rotundus isolate HL8 chromosome 8, HLdesRot8A.1, whole genome shotgun sequence encodes:
- the OPLAH gene encoding 5-oxoprolinase isoform X1, coding for MGSPEGRFHFAIDRGGTFTDVFAQCPRGHVRVLKLLSEDPANYADAPTEGIRRILEQEGGMLLPRDRPLDTSRIASIRMGTTVATNALLERRGERVALLVTRGFRDLLHVGTQAREDLFDLAVPMPEVLYEEVLEVDERVVLYRGEPGTGAPVKGRTGDLLEVQQPVDLGGLRGKLEGLLSRGIRSLAVVLMHSYTWAQHEKQVGTLARELGFTHVSLSSEAMPMVRIVPRGHTACADAYLTPAIQRYVQGFCRGFQGQLKGVQVLFMRSDGGLAPVDSFSGSRAVLSGPAGGVVGYSATTYQAEGGQPVIGFDMGGTSTDVSRYAGEFEHVFEASTAGVTLQAPQLDINTVAAGGGSRLFFRSGLFVVGPESAGAHPGPACYRKGGPVTVTDANLVLGRLLPASFPCIFGPGEDQPLSPEASRKALEAVATDINSFLTNGPCPASPLSLEEVAMGFVRVANEAMCRPIRALTQARGHDPSAHVLACFGGAGGQHACAIARALGMDTVHIHRHSGLLSALGLALADVVHEAQEPCSLPYAPETFVQLDQRLSRLEEQCVDALRTQGFPRSQISTESFLHLRYQGTDCALMVSAHQHPATARSPRAGDFGAAFVERYMREFGFIIPDRPVVVDDVRVRGTGRSGLHLEDIPKTQTGPPRVDKMTQCYFEGGYQETPVYLLGELAYGHKLQGPCLIIDSNSTILVEPGCQAEVTETGDVRIAVGAEAPSSVGAQLDPIHLSIFSHRFMSIAEQMGRILQRTAISTNIKERLDFSCALFGPDGGLVSNAPHIPVHLGAMQETVQFQIRHLGAELHPGDVLLSNHPSAGGSHLPDLTVITPVFWPGQTRPVFYVASRGHHADIGGITPGSMPPHSTTLQQEGAVFLSFKLVQGGVFQEEAVTEALRAPGKIPGCSGTRNLHDNLSDLRAQVAANQKGIQLVGELIGQYGLDVVQAYMGHIQANAELAVRDMLRAFGTSRQARGLPLEVSAEDHMDDGSPIRLRVHINLTQGSAVFDFSGTGPEVFGNLNAPRAITLSSLIYCLRCLVGRDIPLNQGCLTPVQVVIPKGSILDPSPEAAVVGGNVLTSQRVVDVILGAFGACAASQGCMNNVTLGNAHMGYYETVAGGAGAGPGWHGRSGVHSHMTNTRITDPEILESRYPVILRRFELRPGSGGRGRYRGGDGVVRELLFREEALLSVLTERRAFRPYGLHGGEPGARGLNLLIRKDGRTVNLGGKTSVTVYPGDVFCLHTPGGGGYGDPEDPASPPVSPPQPPAFSERGSVYEYRRAQEAV
- the OPLAH gene encoding 5-oxoprolinase isoform X2, encoding MPEVLYEEVLEVDERVVLYRGEPGTGAPVKGRTGDLLEVQQPVDLGGLRGKLEGLLSRGIRSLAVVLMHSYTWAQHEKQVGTLARELGFTHVSLSSEAMPMVRIVPRGHTACADAYLTPAIQRYVQGFCRGFQGQLKGVQVLFMRSDGGLAPVDSFSGSRAVLSGPAGGVVGYSATTYQAEGGQPVIGFDMGGTSTDVSRYAGEFEHVFEASTAGVTLQAPQLDINTVAAGGGSRLFFRSGLFVVGPESAGAHPGPACYRKGGPVTVTDANLVLGRLLPASFPCIFGPGEDQPLSPEASRKALEAVATDINSFLTNGPCPASPLSLEEVAMGFVRVANEAMCRPIRALTQARGHDPSAHVLACFGGAGGQHACAIARALGMDTVHIHRHSGLLSALGLALADVVHEAQEPCSLPYAPETFVQLDQRLSRLEEQCVDALRTQGFPRSQISTESFLHLRYQGTDCALMVSAHQHPATARSPRAGDFGAAFVERYMREFGFIIPDRPVVVDDVRVRGTGRSGLHLEDIPKTQTGPPRVDKMTQCYFEGGYQETPVYLLGELAYGHKLQGPCLIIDSNSTILVEPGCQAEVTETGDVRIAVGAEAPSSVGAQLDPIHLSIFSHRFMSIAEQMGRILQRTAISTNIKERLDFSCALFGPDGGLVSNAPHIPVHLGAMQETVQFQIRHLGAELHPGDVLLSNHPSAGGSHLPDLTVITPVFWPGQTRPVFYVASRGHHADIGGITPGSMPPHSTTLQQEGAVFLSFKLVQGGVFQEEAVTEALRAPGKIPGCSGTRNLHDNLSDLRAQVAANQKGIQLVGELIGQYGLDVVQAYMGHIQANAELAVRDMLRAFGTSRQARGLPLEVSAEDHMDDGSPIRLRVHINLTQGSAVFDFSGTGPEVFGNLNAPRAITLSSLIYCLRCLVGRDIPLNQGCLTPVQVVIPKGSILDPSPEAAVVGGNVLTSQRVVDVILGAFGACAASQGCMNNVTLGNAHMGYYETVAGGAGAGPGWHGRSGVHSHMTNTRITDPEILESRYPVILRRFELRPGSGGRGRYRGGDGVVRELLFREEALLSVLTERRAFRPYGLHGGEPGARGLNLLIRKDGRTVNLGGKTSVTVYPGDVFCLHTPGGGGYGDPEDPASPPVSPPQPPAFSERGSVYEYRRAQEAV